One Primulina huaijiensis isolate GDHJ02 chromosome 5, ASM1229523v2, whole genome shotgun sequence DNA segment encodes these proteins:
- the LOC140976495 gene encoding glycerophosphodiester phosphodiesterase GDPD1, chloroplastic-like, with the protein MALKAVHVSDVPNLDQLQQSASVSLCSTRFSTGVEFGRASSFKAPKFLVIGHRGNGMNMLQSTDLRFSAIKENTILSFNTAANFPIDFIEFDVQVTKDGCPIIFHDNFLLSEDNGRIFEHRVTELSLSEFLSYGPQKEPGVAGKTLLRKMKDGKVIDWNVESDDHLCTLQEAFEKVNPALGFNIELKFDDSIVYEPEYLIHVLQAILRVIWDHAKERPVLFSSFQPDAALIVRKLQSTYPVFFLTNGGNEIYSDVRRNSLDEAMNLCLEGGLQGIVSEVRGVFRNPGAVNKIKESKLSLLTYGKLNNVAEAVCMQHLMGVDGVIVDLVKEITESVSNMMAPSEEMEGQGNPQFSKRELAFLLKLIPELIQQ; encoded by the exons ATGGCCCTCAAAGCCGTTCACGTTTCCGATGTCCCCAATCTTGATCAACTCCAACAGAGTGCGTCCGTCTCTCTTTGTTCCACCCGTTTCTCCACCG GTGTGGAATTTGGAAGAGCGTCTTCTTTCAAGGCACCCAAGTTTTTAGTCATTGGTCATAGGGGAAATGGGATGAATATGTTGCAGTCCACGGATTTGAGGTTCAGCGCAATCAAGGAGAATACGATTCTTTCCTTTAATACAGCTGCGAATTTCCCAATTGATTTCATCGAATTCGATGTCCAG GTAACAAAAGATGGCTGCCCCATCATTTTTCACGATAACTTCCTTCTCTCGGAAGATAAT GGAAGGATATTTGAACACAGAGTCACAGAGTTGTCCCTGAGTGAGTTTCTAAGCTATGGTCCCCAAAAAGAACCTGGTGTGGCGGGGAAGACTCTGCTGAGGAAAATGAAAGATGGAAAGGTGATTGATTGGAACGTCGAATCCGATGATCATCTTTGCACTCTACAAGAAGCCTTTGAGAAAGTGAATCCCGCGCTGGGGTTCAACATTGAATTAAAGTTTGACGACAGTATAGTTTATGAGCCAGAATATCTCATTCATGTACTGCAAGCCATATTGCGAGTTATCTGGGACCATGCCAAAGAAAGGCCCGTTTTGTTTTCGTCTTTTCAACCAGATGCTGCTCTGATTGTCAGGAAACTTCAGTCCACCTACCCT GTGTTTTTCTTGACTAATGGCGGAAACGAGATTTACTCTGATGTGAGAAGGAATTCTCTGGACGAAGCCATGAATCTATGCTTGGAGGGTGGGCTGCAAGGGATCGTTTCGGAAGTGAGAGGTGTATTTAGAAATCCAGGAGCAGTAAACAAGATAAAAGAATCAAAGCTTTCTCTGCTCACATATGGGAAATTGAA TAACGTGGCTGAAGCAGTGTGTATGCAACATTTGATGGGTGTTGATGGGGTGATAGTTGATCTGGTTAAAGAAATTACAGAATCGGTCTCGAATATGATGGCGCCATCCGAGGAGATGGAAGGACAGGGCAATCCCCAATTCTCAAAGAGGGAGCTGGCATTCTTGCTGAAGCTCATTCCCGAATTGATACAGCAGTAA
- the LOC140976602 gene encoding exocyst complex component EXO70C2-like has translation MDLQKESPITDNETNYESQKPDPDQDSSPETLPDPQLHSDIAEGEENPGGIELQESSPLPPDLNKISEEIDQYISHLSASDGDESAPLDVPIFVEQFAVLLQAKIEDYDSGDCPVKWSKLAEEDSTSFLELVHRVCSLLHAISQFSSEYKYAHSINLIGRVLQHAMSYLEEEFKSLLQDYKIPDSDPYDKKPKQSSTPSSSNQEADQNQPTEPEENHFPGYSDDIISNLIRLAKAIIDGGYEKECCEIYFVARRNALEETLRKLGFEKYSIDDVQKMNWESLEREIVAWIRTINQFATVHFPRECKLAGSVLSDHPSIFEGLFGNLANFVMMQLLNFAEAVALTKRAAEKLFKFLDLYEALRDIPPTADSFFPQELARELKTEASMIRSHLGEAMVLIFMELENSINSDSGKTPVPGGAVHPLTRYIMNYLKYAIEYKETLEQVFREHQKIERADSATGSDYDYNTQAAQNENKIKESPFQSQMIKVMDLLDSNLEGKSKLYRDPSLSMIFMMNNGRYIMQKIKGSNEINSLMGNTWCRKRSSDLRQYHRGYQRETWGKLLGCLHPEGLTVNGKVAKPVLKERFKSFNSMFDEIHKTQSSWVVSDEQLQSELRVSISNMVIPAYRSFLGRFSQVFTPGRQTEKYVKYQAEDIETYIDELFDGNASPMGKRV, from the coding sequence ATGGATTTACAGAAAGAATCACCCATCACAGACAATGAAACCAATTATGAAAGCCAAAAGCCTGACCCCGATCAAGACTCCTCGCCCGAAACACTCCCGGACCCTCAACTCCATTCTGACATTGCAGAGGGAGAAGAAAATCCTGGTGGAATCGAGCTCCAAGAATCGTCCCCCTTGCCTCCCGATCTCAACAAAATTTCTGAAGAAATTGATCAATACATTTCCCATTTGTCTGCATCCGACGGAGATGAATCGGCTCCCCTTGATGTGCCCATTTTTGTCGAGCAATTCGCCGTTCTTCTCCAAGCCAAGATCGAAGACTACGACTCCGGCGATTGCCCCGTGAAATGGAGTAAACTGGCTGAAGAAGATTCGACTTCATTTCTCGAACTTGTTCATCGGGTTTGTTCCCTGCTCCACGCCATTTCACAATTCTCCTCAGAATACAAGTACGCTCATTCAATCAACCTCATTGGCCGGGTTCTTCAGCATGCAATGTCTTACCTGGAGGAAGAATTCAAATCACTTCTCCAAGATTACAAGATCCCTGATTCGGATCCGTATGACAAAAAGCCCAAACAATCATCAACACCATCAAGTTCTAATCAAGAAGCGGATCAAAATCAGCCCACAGAACCGGAGGAAAACCATTTTCCAGGATACTCGGATGACATTATTTCAAACCTGATAAGACTGGCAAAGGCGATTATTGATGGAGGCTATGAAAAGGAGTGTTGCGAGATCTATTTTGTGGCCAGAAGAAATGCATTGGAAGAGACCTTACGCAAACttggatttgagaaatacagcatCGATGATGTTCAAAAAATGAACTGGGAATCACTGGAGAGAGAGATTGTTGCCTGGATCAGAACAATCAACCAATTCGCAACCGTGCATTTTCCCAGGGAGTGCAAGCTCGCAGGCTCGGTGCTTTCAGATCATCCTTCAATATTTGAAGGCCTATTTGGCAACCTGGCGAATTTTGTGATGATGCAGCTCCTCAATTTTGCCGAGGCTGTCGCTCTGACGAAACGAGCAGCTGAAAAGTTGTTCAAGTTTCTGGACTTATATGAGGCTTTGAGAGATATCCCCCCGACAGCTGACAGTTTCTTCCCGCAAGAGCTGGCACGTGAGCTTAAAACAGAGGCCTCGATGATAAGAAGTCATCTCGGCGAAGCCATGGTTCTGATTTTCATGGAGCTTGAGAACTCAATCAATTCCGATTCAGGAAAAACTCCGGTTCCAGGTGGTGCAGTTCATCCGTTGACTCGGTACATCATGAATTATCTGAAATACGCGATCGAGTACAAAGAAACATTAGAGCAAGTTTTCAGGGAGCATCAGAAGATTGAAAGAGCTGATTCCGCCACCGGATCAGATTACGATTACAATACGCAAGCCGCCcagaatgaaaataaaataaaggagTCACCCTTCCAGTCTCAGATGATAAAGGTCATGGATTTACTGGATTCAAATCTAGAGGGCAAATCGAAGCTTTACAGGGACCCTTCATTGAGCATGATTTTCATGATGAACAACGGTAGGTACATTATGCAGAAGATAAAAGGGTCAAATGAAATCAACAGCCTGATGGGTAACACGTGGTGCAGAAAAAGATCCTCGGATCTGAGGCAATATCACAGGGGATATCAGCGTGAAACGTGGGGAAAATTGCTGGGTTGTTTGCATCCTGAGGGTTTGACGGTGAATGGTAAAGTGGCGAAGCCGGTTCTAAAGGAGAGATTCAAGAGTTTCAACTCAATGTTCGATGAAATACACAAGACACAGAGCAGTTGGGTGGTTAGCGATGAGCAGCTTCAATCAGAGCTAAGGGTTTCAATATCGAACATGGTGATTCCTGCTTACAGGTCATTTTTAGGAAGGTTCAGTCAAGTGTTCACACCAGGAAGACAAACAGAGAAGTATGTTAAGTATCAGGCTGAAGATATAGAAACATACATTGACGAGTTGTTCGACGGGAACGCATCCCCAATGGGAAAGAGAGTATAA
- the LOC140976057 gene encoding uncharacterized protein isoform X2: protein MGSNFNPLILVEKLAKLNSSQQSIETLSHWCIFHMNKAKQVVETWDRQFYCAPREQRLAFLYLANDILQNSRRKGVEFVVEFWKVLPGSLRDVIENGDEFGRNASFRLISIWEERKVFGSRGHSLKEEFVKRQSEYDNMNWKPAGCKLKPAGANTLDKLVSGYQAVNNSQQDEDAILFKCRNAIAFVEKVDKDIEGNYRLGNVSGSMTDELKGQNATLRDCIEQLQVFEASRSDLVASLREALQEQEYKLDQVHDQLQAAQTCSEQAGSICRQLLGSSCNGQVLAEQSGIKSSASQVPHNLIPRAREQSISTIHARQASLADKSGYVEDPKSAAAAVAAQLSALTSSAQVLSYAIASLEPDAISNTPKDLPSDYPSEKRAKIENDHPYYVPQYPQAAVLPYSHPEQLQHNFSVTSQELNSNEAAPPPPPSSPPPLPPLPPPIQLYPLPQYLPAAMPMMNGPYGYNMSQLPAPLPGYAPVDTPIGGVSTFTTPTDSYQNFQTAEGSFSSQASSLPMAPISRQ, encoded by the exons ATGGGAAGCAATTTTAATCCACTTATTCTTGTTGAGAAGCTGGCGAAGCTCAACAGCTCACAGCAGAGCATTGAGA CTCTATCACATTGGTGCATTTTTCatatgaacaaagctaaacaagTTGTTGAAACATGGGATAGGCAGTTTTATTGCGCACCTCGCGAGCAGCGATTGGCTTTCCTGTATCTTGCAAATGACATTCTCCAAAACAGCAGACGAAAAGGTGTAGAGTTTGTTGTGGAGTTTTGGAAGGTTCTTCCAGGTTCTCTCCGTGATGTAATTGAAAATGGGGATGAGTTTGGCAGGAATGCTTCTTTTCGCTTg ATAAGTATCTGGGAGGAGCGAAAAGTATTTGGGTCTAGGGGCCATAGTCTCAAGGAAGAGTTTGTGAAAAggcaatcagaatatgacaacATGAATTGGAAGCCTGCAGGATGTAAACTG AAGCCTGCTGGTGCCAATACTCTGGATAAGTTAGTTTCAGGTTATCAAGCTGTTAACAACAGTCAACAGGATGAAGATGCCATTTTATTCAAGTGCAGAAATGCCATCGCCTTTGTGGAGAAAGTGGATAAAGATATTGAAGGGAATTACAGATTAG GCAATGTCAGTGGTAGCATGACCGACGAGTTGAAGGGGCAGAATGCAACATTAAGGGACTGCATTGAGCAGCTACAAGTTTTTGAAGCTTCAAGATCCGACCTTGTAGCTTCTTTGCGGGAGGCTCTACAGGAGCAG GAATATAAGCTGGACCAAGTCCATGACCAACTTCAG GCAGCACAGACGTGCTCAGAACAGGCAGGCAGTATTTGCAGGCAGTTACTTGGCAGCAGTTGTAATGGTCAAGTTTTAGCCGAACAAAGTGGAATCAAAAGTTCCGCCTCTCAGGTGCCACATAATCTTATACCTAGAGCCCGAGAGCAGTCAATTTCAACAATCCATGCTCGTCAGGCATCTTTGGCTGACAAATCTGGCTACGTAGAAGATCCTAAATCTGCGGCAGCTGCGGTCGCGGCACAACTCTCTGCATTAACATCCTCAGCTCAAGTACTGAGTTACGCCATCGCTTCTCTCGAACCAGATGCTATAAGCAATACACCTAAAGATTTGCCCAGCGATTATCCTTCTGAAAAGAGAGCAAAGATCGAGAATGATCACCCTTATTATGTTCCTCAATATCCGCAGGCAGCAGTTCTACCCTATTCACATCCCGAACAACTACAACACAATTTTTCAGTCACCTCACAGGAGTTGAATTCCAATGAAGCTgctcctcctcctccaccaTCATCCCCTCCTCCACTGCCGCCACTACCACCACCTATACAGCTTTATCCATTGCCCCAGTATCTACCTGCTGCCATGCCCATGATGAATGGGCCATATGGCTATAACATGAGCCAACTGCCGGCACCCCTGCCTGGTTATGCTCCTGTTGACACTCCTATCGGTGGGGTTTCTACTTTTACTACACCAACTGATTCTTATCAGAACTTCCAAACAGCGGAAGGTAGTTTTAGCAGTCAGGCATCATCATTGCCAATGGCCCCCATTAGTCGCCAGTAG
- the LOC140976057 gene encoding uncharacterized protein isoform X1, protein MGSNFNPLILVEKLAKLNSSQQSIETLSHWCIFHMNKAKQVVETWDRQFYCAPREQRLAFLYLANDILQNSRRKGVEFVVEFWKVLPGSLRDVIENGDEFGRNASFRLISIWEERKVFGSRGHSLKEEFVKRQSEYDNMNWKPAGCKLKPAGANTLDKLVSGYQAVNNSQQDEDAILFKCRNAIAFVEKVDKDIEGNYRLVGNVSGSMTDELKGQNATLRDCIEQLQVFEASRSDLVASLREALQEQEYKLDQVHDQLQAAQTCSEQAGSICRQLLGSSCNGQVLAEQSGIKSSASQVPHNLIPRAREQSISTIHARQASLADKSGYVEDPKSAAAAVAAQLSALTSSAQVLSYAIASLEPDAISNTPKDLPSDYPSEKRAKIENDHPYYVPQYPQAAVLPYSHPEQLQHNFSVTSQELNSNEAAPPPPPSSPPPLPPLPPPIQLYPLPQYLPAAMPMMNGPYGYNMSQLPAPLPGYAPVDTPIGGVSTFTTPTDSYQNFQTAEGSFSSQASSLPMAPISRQ, encoded by the exons ATGGGAAGCAATTTTAATCCACTTATTCTTGTTGAGAAGCTGGCGAAGCTCAACAGCTCACAGCAGAGCATTGAGA CTCTATCACATTGGTGCATTTTTCatatgaacaaagctaaacaagTTGTTGAAACATGGGATAGGCAGTTTTATTGCGCACCTCGCGAGCAGCGATTGGCTTTCCTGTATCTTGCAAATGACATTCTCCAAAACAGCAGACGAAAAGGTGTAGAGTTTGTTGTGGAGTTTTGGAAGGTTCTTCCAGGTTCTCTCCGTGATGTAATTGAAAATGGGGATGAGTTTGGCAGGAATGCTTCTTTTCGCTTg ATAAGTATCTGGGAGGAGCGAAAAGTATTTGGGTCTAGGGGCCATAGTCTCAAGGAAGAGTTTGTGAAAAggcaatcagaatatgacaacATGAATTGGAAGCCTGCAGGATGTAAACTG AAGCCTGCTGGTGCCAATACTCTGGATAAGTTAGTTTCAGGTTATCAAGCTGTTAACAACAGTCAACAGGATGAAGATGCCATTTTATTCAAGTGCAGAAATGCCATCGCCTTTGTGGAGAAAGTGGATAAAGATATTGAAGGGAATTACAGATTAG TAGGCAATGTCAGTGGTAGCATGACCGACGAGTTGAAGGGGCAGAATGCAACATTAAGGGACTGCATTGAGCAGCTACAAGTTTTTGAAGCTTCAAGATCCGACCTTGTAGCTTCTTTGCGGGAGGCTCTACAGGAGCAG GAATATAAGCTGGACCAAGTCCATGACCAACTTCAG GCAGCACAGACGTGCTCAGAACAGGCAGGCAGTATTTGCAGGCAGTTACTTGGCAGCAGTTGTAATGGTCAAGTTTTAGCCGAACAAAGTGGAATCAAAAGTTCCGCCTCTCAGGTGCCACATAATCTTATACCTAGAGCCCGAGAGCAGTCAATTTCAACAATCCATGCTCGTCAGGCATCTTTGGCTGACAAATCTGGCTACGTAGAAGATCCTAAATCTGCGGCAGCTGCGGTCGCGGCACAACTCTCTGCATTAACATCCTCAGCTCAAGTACTGAGTTACGCCATCGCTTCTCTCGAACCAGATGCTATAAGCAATACACCTAAAGATTTGCCCAGCGATTATCCTTCTGAAAAGAGAGCAAAGATCGAGAATGATCACCCTTATTATGTTCCTCAATATCCGCAGGCAGCAGTTCTACCCTATTCACATCCCGAACAACTACAACACAATTTTTCAGTCACCTCACAGGAGTTGAATTCCAATGAAGCTgctcctcctcctccaccaTCATCCCCTCCTCCACTGCCGCCACTACCACCACCTATACAGCTTTATCCATTGCCCCAGTATCTACCTGCTGCCATGCCCATGATGAATGGGCCATATGGCTATAACATGAGCCAACTGCCGGCACCCCTGCCTGGTTATGCTCCTGTTGACACTCCTATCGGTGGGGTTTCTACTTTTACTACACCAACTGATTCTTATCAGAACTTCCAAACAGCGGAAGGTAGTTTTAGCAGTCAGGCATCATCATTGCCAATGGCCCCCATTAGTCGCCAGTAG
- the LOC140976059 gene encoding large ribosomal subunit protein eL8y-like has product MAPKKGAKLPAATKKKPDKVVNPLFEKRPKLFGIGGALPPKKDLHRYVKWPQVVRIQRKKMILKQRLKVPPPIHQFSKTLDKNLAASLFKMMLKYRPEDKAQKKERLLKRAQAEAEGKTPEVKKPIVVKYGLNHVTYLIEQNKAQLVVIAHDVDPIELVVWLPALCRKMEIPYCIVKGKARLGTIVHKKTASVLCLTSVKNEDKMEFSKILEAIKANFNDKYDETRKKWGGGVMGSKSQAKTKAKEKLLAKEAAQRMT; this is encoded by the exons ATG GCTCCCAAGAAAGGCGCCAAGCTTCCCGCTGCTACCAAGAAGAAGCCGGATAAAGTGGTCAATCCACTCTTCGAGAAGCGTCCTAAGCTATTTGGAATAGGAGGGGCTTTGCCACCCAAGAAGGATCTCCATAGGTATGTCAAATGGCCTCAAGTGGTGCGAATTCAGCGCAAGAAGATGATTTTGAAGCAGCGATTGAAGGTTCCGCCGCCCATTCATCAGTTCTCCAAGACCCTGGATAAGAACTTGG CTGCAAGTTTGTTCAAGATGATGCTCAAATACAGGCCGGAGGATAAAGCTCAGAAGAAAGAACGCCTTCTGAAAAGAGCTCAGGCTGAAGCTGAAGGGAAAACCCCTGAAGTTAAGAAGCCTATTGTTGTGAAATATGGGCTGAACCATGTGACTTATCTGATTGAGCAG AACAAGGCCCAGTTGGTTGTTATTGCCCATGATGTGGATCCAATTGAATTGGTCGTATGGCTCCCTGCATTGTGTAGGAAAATGGAAATTCCATACTGCATTGTTAAGGGCAAGGCTAGGTTGGGAACT ATTGTTCATAAGAAAACCGCATCTGTCTTGTGCCTGACCTCTGTCAAGAACGAAGACAAAATGGAGTTCAGCAAGATTTTGGAGGCTATCAAG GCCAACTTCAATGACAAATATGACGAGACCAGGAAGAAGTGGGGAGGAGGTGTCATGGGCTCAAAATCTCAGGCCAAGACAAAAGCCAAAGAAAAACTTCTTGCGAAGGAGGCTGCCCAAAGGATGACCTGA
- the LOC140976055 gene encoding probable metal-nicotianamine transporter YSL6, translating into METEHGAAVEITEPLLLPEVEHEIERIPEWKEQITIRGLVASAILGVLFCVITHKLNLTVGIIPSLNVAAGLLGFFLVKSWTGLLSRFGFEVQPFTRQENTVIQTCVVACYGLAFSGGFGSYLLSMDEKTYKLIGEGYPGNRAEDIKDPGLLWMMGFIFVVSFLGLFSLAPLRKVMVLGYKLTYPSGTATAMLINSFHTSTGAELARKQVACLGKYLSISFCWSFFKWFFSGIGDSCGFDNFPSLGLLLFKNTFYFDFSPTYIGCGLICPHLVNCSVLLGAIISWGILWPFISQHAGDWYPAGLESNDFKGLYGYKVFIAIAVILGDGLYNLIKIVSVTIKEISTKQENLPIVKESIDGSNSNLLANQKKQDEVFLRDRIDLWFAASGYVILAAISTATMPVIFPPLKWYLVLCAYIIAPALAFCNSYGCGLTDWSLASTYGKIGLFIMASLVGNNGGVIAGLAACGVMMSIVSTAADLMQDFKTGYLTLSSAKSMFVSQLLGTAMGCVIAPLTFWMYWSAFDIGSPDSPYKAPYAVIYREMAILGVQGFSELPNHCLAICCGFFAAALAINLLRDVTPKHISQYIPIPMAMAIPFYIGAYFAIDMFVGTVILFVWERINKKDAEDYAGAVASGLICGDGIWTIPSAILSILRINPPICMYFRPSGSS; encoded by the exons ATGGAAACAGAGCACGGCGCGGCTGTAGAAATCACGGAACCGCTGCTGTTGCCTGAAGTTGAACATGAAATTGAACGAATCCCAGAATGGAAGGAGCAGATTACAATCAGGGGGCTGGTGGCCAGCGCTATATTAGGTGTTCTTTTCTGCGTGATTACGCATAAGCTCAATCTAACCGTAGGTATCATCCCTTCGCTTAATGTTGCGGCCGGTTTGCTCGGTTTTTTCCTCGTCAAATCGTGGACTGGGCTTCTATCCAGATTTGGATTTGAGGTTCAGCCTTTTACTCGCCAGGAGAACACTGTCATTCAAACGTGCGTAGTTGCTTGCTACGGTCTCGCCTTTAGTG GGGGATTTGGGTCATATTTGCTCTCTATGGATGAGAAAACATATAAATTGATCGGTGAAGGTTACCCGGGAAATCGAGCTGAGGATATAAAGGATCCTGGTCTATTGTGGATGATGGGATTTATATTTGTTGTTAGTTTTCTTGGACTTTTTAGTTTGGCTCCTCTTCGGAAG GTTATGGTCTTGGGTTATAAGTTGACCTACCCAAGTGGAACTGCCACAGCAATGTTGATCAATAGCTTCcacacaagtactggagctgAGCTTGCCAG GAAGCAGGTTGCTTGTCTTGGGAAATATCTGAGCATAAGCTTCTGCTGGAGCTTCTTTAAATGGTTCTTTAGTGGCATTGGTGACTCATGTGGATTTGACAATTTCCCAAGCCTGGGATTGCTGCTGTTCAAGAATAC GTTTTATTTTGACTTCAGTCCTACTTATATTGGATGCGGCCTAATTTGCCCTCATTTAGTCAATTGTTCCGTTCTCCTTGGAGCTATCATATCATGGGGTATTCTTTGGCCGTTCATTTCACAGCACGCAGGTGATTGGTATCCAGCTGGTCTTGAGAGCAATGATTTCAAAGGTCTCTATGGTTATAAG GTCTTCATAGCAATTGCTGTTATCCTTGGGGATGGGCTTTACAATTTGATTAAAATAGTATCAGTGACTATCAAGGAGATAAGCACCAAACAAGAAAATCTTCCAATTGTCAAGGAATCCATTG ATGGCAGCAATTCAAATTTATTAGCAAATCAGAAGAAACAAGATGAAGTTTTCCTCAGAGATAGGATTGATCTCTGGTTTGCCGCTTCTGGATATGTTATCTTGGCAGCTATATCAACTGCTACTATGCCAGTGATCTTTCCACCCCTAAAGTGGTATCTGGTTCTTTGTGCATACATTATTGCTCCAGCTCTCGCTTTTTGCAACTCATATGGTTGTGGGCTAACAGACTGGAGCCTGGCTTCAACTTATGGAAAGATTGGTCTTTTTATCATGGCATCACTCGTAGGAAACAATGGTGGGGTTATAGCTGGTTTGGCAGCTTGTGGAGTTATGATGTCTATTGTATCCACAGCTGCTGATTTAATGCAGGATTTTAAAACTGGTTACCTGACTCTGTCTTCAGCTAAGTCTATGTTTGTGAGCCAATTACTTGGAACAGCCATGGGGTGTGTAATTGCACCCCTCACATTTTGGATGTATTGGAGTGCCTTTGATATTGGGTCTCCCGATAGCCCATACAAAGCACCATATGCTGTTATTTACAGGGAAATGGCCATATTGGGAGTCCAGGGATTCTCTGAACTTCCCAATCATTGCCTCGCCATTTGCTGTGGCTTCTTCGCTGCTGCATTGGCTATAAATCTTTTGAGAGATGTGACCCCAAAACATATTTCGCAGTATATTCCTATTCCTATGGCGATGGCAATCCCATTTTACATTGGAGCTTACTTTGCTATTGACATGTTCGTTGGAACTGTGATTTTATTTGTGTGGGAGCGAATAAATAAGAAGGATGCGGAGGATTACGCTGGTGCTGTTGCTTCAGGTTTGATATGTGGCGATGGGATATGGACTATACCATCTGCAATTCTTTCTATTTTAAGGATAAATCCACCCATCTGCATGTACTTCAGGCCTTCTGGAAGTAGCTAG
- the LOC140976058 gene encoding large ribosomal subunit protein eL8y, with product MAPKKGVKLPAAAKKKAEKVVNPLFEKRPKQFGIGGALPPKKDLHRYVKWPQVVRIQRKKMILKQRLKVPPPIHQFSKTLDKNLASNLFKMMLKYRPEDKAQKKERLLKRAQAEAEGKTPELKKPIVVKYGLNHVTYLIEQNKAQLVVIAHDVDPIELVVWLPALCRKMEIPYCIVKGKARLGTIVHKKTASVLCLTSVKNEDKMEFSKILEAIKANFNDKYDETRKKWGGGVMGSKSQAKTKAKEKLLAKEAAQRMT from the exons ATG GCTCCCAAGAAAGGCGTGAAGCTTCCTGCTGCTGCCAAGAAAAAGGCCGAGAAAGTGGTCAATCCACTCTTCGAGAAACGTCCTAAGCAATTCGGAATAGGAGGAGCTTTACCACCGAAGAAGGATCTTCATAGATACGTGAAATGGCCTCAAGTGGTGCGGATTCAACGGAAGAAGATGATTTTGAAGCAGCGATTGAAGGTTCCGCCGCCGATTCATCAGTTCTCCAAGACCCTAGACAAGAACTTGG CTTCAAATCTGTTCAAGATGATGCTCAAATACAGGCCCGAGGATAAAGCTCAGAAGAAAGAACGCCTTCTGAAAAGAGCTCAGGCTGAAGCTGAAGGAAAAACTCCTGAACTTAAGAAGCCTATTGTCGTGAAATATGGGCTGAACCATGTGACCTATCTGATCGAGCAG AACAAGGCCCAGTTGGTTGTTATTGCTCATGATGTGGATCCAATCGAATTGGTTGTATGGCTCCCTGCTTTATGCAGGAAAATGGAAATTCCATACTGCATTGTAAAGGGGAAGGCTAGGTTGGGAACT ATTGTTCACAAGAAGACTGCATCTGTCTTGTGTCTAACCTCCGTGAAGAATGAAGACAAAATGGAGTTCAGTAAAATTTTGGAAGCTATCAAG GCCAACTTCAATGACAAGTATGATGAGACTAGGAAGAAGTGGGGAGGGGGTGTTATGGGCTCCAAATCTCAGGCTAAGACAAAAGCCAAAGAAAAACTCCTTGCAAAGGAGGCTGCTCAAAGGATGACCTAA
- the LOC140977408 gene encoding uncharacterized protein, translating into MKIGHWSRWLTDLFGIDDDELPENESGSETADDDEQRSSDTTSKPFHLLNALSDLMMLPKDMLLSQTIRKEVCPTFGPPLIRRVLNCFIPDEFCPDPIPGVVLEALNSWDSFDAEEDSIMTFPCAAAPVVYEPPSASSIAGFSGESDGHSLLTRNGSSLLKKSQTSDDELDELDSPLKSVHLDFSQSSPSSVKPTWISNKNGSLNAVRYRLLRDIWMNSE; encoded by the exons ATGAAG ATTGGACATTGGTCTAGATGGCTTACAGATCTCTTTGGCATTGATGATGATGAATTGCCTGAAAACGAGAGTGGCTCAGAAACCGCTGATGATGATGAGCAAAGATCATCTGATACAACATCAAAGCCTTTCCATCTTCTCAATGCACTAAGTGATCTTATGATGCTTCCAAAGGATATGCTATTGAGTCAAACAATTAGAAAAGAG GTTTGTCCAACATTTGGTCCTCCACTAATAAGAAGGGTTCTCAACTGTTTCATCCCAGATGAGTTTTGTCCTGACCCAATTCCTGGAGTTGTGCTTGAGGCCTTGAATTCCTGG GATTCTTTCGATGCCGAGGAAGATTCCATTATGACCTTCCCATGTGCGGCAGCACCAGTTGTGTATGAGCCACCATCAGCTTCTTCTATTGCCGGCTTCTCAGGTGAAAGTGATGGCCATTCTTTGCTGACACGAAATGGATCCTCGCTACTCAAGAAATCTCAGACGAGCGATGATGAGCTTGATGAATTAGATTCACCATTGAAATCTGTCCACCTTGACTTCTCCCAGTCATCTCCATCTTCTGTAAAGCCTACTTGGATATCAAACAAGAATGGAAGCCTAAATGCCGTAAGATATCGACTTCTTCGGGACATATGGATGAACAGTGAGTAA